The Triticum aestivum cultivar Chinese Spring chromosome 4B, IWGSC CS RefSeq v2.1, whole genome shotgun sequence sequence AAGTGAAGATGGGAAGAAAATGCTTGTGCTCGATGTGTACCTATCGAAAATATAACATATCGAAAATATAACAATGTTTTGATTGCTTTTGACTGTATTAATTACTTAAGTATAAAAATGCTTCTCCTAATTTTTTGTGATTCTGTTGTGTAGCACAGGCATCTTACTAGTATCTCTAAAAAGAGCTGCTTAAACTACTCAGACCCGAAGATGATCAAATAAGAAAATCACATACACAATCTTGGGGGTGAAATATACCGGCAAGAATCTCCGCGGCAAAGCGTGGAGGCGGAGCACGGCAACAGCGGCACATCAATCGTCGCCGACACTCGACTGTTCGGGAAGACGTTGTGCGTATGTGATTGCGCTGACGTCGCGGGGCGTCTTCGTCATGTTAATTTGTACGGTTCAAAGCTGGCAGTGTTCGTCCGAATAAACACGGGAATACGGGATACTACTCGTCTGTATTGGACACCGCCACTGTCCATGAGCACACAGAGGACGCGGCCGGCAGGAGGCTGATGCTGGCCGGGCTCGTGTTGGCGTACACGCCGGTACCAGCAGCATTCAGCACACCGCGCCAGCGGACAGCAGCGTGGAGCGCCACGCCCGCAGCCCGACGGCAACAGCGGCCTGGACCTCCGACCTCCCGGGTGGCCGGGAGGGGCGCCTAGATGGCACATCCATCTTTCTCAACGGGCTGATGCGGAATATcatcgagggagaagaagaaaaggtcGCGCTCAATCGTGCGCGTGCGTCGATTGTGCCGGGAGTTGGGCTCATCCCATTTTTTTGGGCATAGTTTTTCCAAAAGGAAGTTCATACCAGAAGGGGTGGCAGGACGGATGGGCAGAGAAACTTACATGGCAGCAAAAGCAACCGCTGCCATGGCTCCATCTCCCACGGCCAGATCTAGAATGGGAGATACGGGGAAGCTTGAAGTCAAAATCTGATTTAGTGAGACCCTAAATACAACTAAAGATTTTCAAGAGGAGGATCCCTCCCGCAACTCAAATCCGGTGGTCGCCGCGGAAGAGAGGGTAGCGTCCGGCGCCGAGAAATTTGGGAGGGGCTCTCGAAGACTCGTCTGTTTCACGAGCGAAGAAGAAACTTCCAGGCACTCGGCGTTCTGTTTTGGACGTGTTCTCCAAAATTCTGTTCGGTGCGGGGTGTTTCCATAAAAAATGCAGTTAAGTACCCACCTCATTCTCAGCCTTACGTTCCAGATCCGATTGCACATATAGCATGGAGGCAGGCACAACATCACCACCAACTGccatttttataggagtagagaaattACTGCTGCCCGGTTCTAGCGGAGTAACAAAAGAGTGTCACGACACCACCGACGAGAcgaggcgacgaggaggagagGCGGAAGAGAGCAAGCACATGGACCCATGCAGCACAGAACCTTCAGCCTTAACGCAGAGCAAACCAAGACGGCGAGTAGCTACCAGTTAATTTACACCGCACTTTTACACCCAAGCCCAGCCATGAAACGGAAACTAGCAAAACAACCCCGAGATCAGGGAACTACCTACTGGCAGGCGCCTACTCGTcgtcgtctccgccgccgccgaagAGCGCGGAGCGGTAGTAGAGGAGGGCGAGGATGAGGAGCAACATGAGAGCCACACCAATGGGGGAACCCCCGACGCGGTGCACGGCGTCGGGCGAGCCGCCGAAAGCGAACACGTCGGCGAGCGCCGCGGCGCCGCGGTCGGAGGagaggaggcggatgaggaggaggaggcccacgGGGAGGAGGAGCAGGCCCACGGGGCTGAGAAGCTCGGCGATGGCGTCGGTAACCGCCTCGCCTCCGTCGCCGAGGAAGAGCGGGCCCGCCACCACCAGCCCCACCACCACCGCCAGCAGCAGCCCGTGCGGCGCCCCGCGCGGGCCCCCGTAGTACTGCTCCTCCGCCATTGACATCGCCTTGCTCTCTCGCCCTCTTACCTGTAGCTGGGGCGATAATTGTGCGAGGCTGTGGTGACGGGTGTGGGTAGAGTGAGTACTGGAGCCTTTAGACAGCGAGGGCCAGGGGTGGGAGTGTGAAATGACGAACTAGCGGTAGCGGAGATAGGCATGTGACGGGGAGGGGTGGATCACATGAAGGAAAGCGGTGGGGTGGTGgtactgtttttttttttttttgaggtgttGGTACTGGTAACGCGAGGCCACTGAATGTGGGCTCCACGGGGGGTGGGCTTTATTAGGGTGGAGCCGCCCACAGTGGCACGCCCTGCGTGCTCAGGACTGGTGGGGTCGGTAGGATCAGGAGAGCGTTCTTAGCAAAACGGGGAGggttttttctttttgagaaaaaaAAACCGGTGATATGCGTTTGATCACGGGATAGTCGTGATGATTATGTTCTCAGGCTAACGCAGAAGATTCATGTAGATTACGAGTATGAAACAGCAATGACGCGTGGGCCGGGGTCAGTCCTGGCCATCTccggcccggccctgtcggcccacctaGGGCCGGCCCTAAAATCCAAGGCCTAGGCCCGACGGGCGGCCGGgccggccctaaaatccagggcctaggcccgacgGGCTTGCctgtgggccgggcttgggcctgagttttgagcccaccagcagggcctggacgggcttgggcttgtcATATTGGCATTTTAAGAAAGAGGCCCGACCCATGGCCCTAAGCCCgaagggcttttcagggcttttcGCCAGATGGGCCGgtcttgggcttgaaaagtaggttGATGGTAGGGcttgggagggcctgggcctcagttttctgccgtgggcttttttaggcccggcccaagcccggcccatggccaggtatagcGGGGGGCCATCAGGAGACCAACATCTTATTACCATGAATGACGCATCGGCCTTCCTTTCTACGCGTTTAGAGCGTCTACAACGGCAGCGCCAAAAGACGTGTGCGCGGTAAAATGCCTATTTAGCCCGCTTGGGAAGTTTTCGCGCACTCCAGCGGAGGCGGGAAACAAGCGCGCGCGGTAAACGTTTGCGCGCGCGGGAGAAAGCGGGCGGTCGCGCGGTAGATTTGGCGCACCGTTTCCGGCGCGTCTATAAATTGCGGCGCTCACCACGCGGCTATTCACACTGCCACGCGTGCTCTCCCCGCTTTCTCTGTTTTCTTGTCGCTTCCTCTGCTTCCTCACCGCTtcagcgccccgccgccaccacgccACCGTGCCGTCGCGCCGCCGGGCATCTTCGAGCTATCACGGCGTCCGCGAACGCCCGTCTGGCGCGTATTACGCTGAGATCCGGTCCGGTGAcgtccgcctcggcctcggcacgtTTGAGACCGtgcacgaggccgcccgcgcgtacgccGCAGCGGCATGGCACCTAGAGAGGCCTCGCGCACAGATGAACTTTCACGACGTCTACACGCGCGAGCAGGCGCGGGTCGTCGCCCCTCCTCCTCGTCTTATCACGGACCTGGACCGTGCGGAGCACCGTCTttggcagcgccgcctcctcatcgccgaggagaacgagcgagccatggcggagtggcgccggcgtCACCCGGAGGACGTCGTCAACGAACGCGCCTTCTaggcggagaggacggcaaggcgctGCGCGGAGCGGGCGGACAGACGTCAGCGGAAGGCACTGGCCATATCGCAGTGCGATCTCGTCAACGCCGGTGGGAAGTCGTTCTTCTCGTCAGATGATGATCGTTGGGATGACGTGTGGATCTCTACCTCGGACAACACCAGCGagggtgatgatgaggacgactcgGAGTAGTTCTAGTTGCACCGTAGATTAATTGTGTAGTTGCACCGTAGttctttttatctatctatgctatgaacTATGTAAATATCTTTGTATTGTTTTTTATCTATGCTATGAACTATGTATCTTTTTATCTATGAACAAAATATCTATGCACGTAGTTCAAAGTGTTTGTGCGAGAGCGCTGCTGGAGCAAGCGCTCCCCGCCGCGCCAAACCAGACGATCGACGCGCTGCAAACTGAATTTTAACGCGCCGCTCGTTggacggctgttggagatgctcttagaaagCTGTTCGTAAACATGAGCATTGAGCTCCATGCTCGCTGATTTGAGTGCTTTGTGTTATTTTTTGAATTGTTCAGGAACAGGCTGGAGTACCGCAATCTCATTTGTACGCACTCGAGACCAAAGTTCCACTGCATTTTTATTATCGGCGCCTGCATCTCAGGATCTCGAGGAACCTACTCATTGCCTCCACAAGCAAGTGGGCCGGAACTACCACTTCTCGCCTGTCAGATAGAGCCGACACAATAACATGGTAGAACGATCCACGACGCAATTCAGATCTAAATCGCGCGACAAAAGTTATTATATGTGTTTCACTGCCCCCGCCTGCGGCAAGATCTCGGATTCTCCTCTCGGCCTAAATCATGCATGTGCCGACTGGTAATCGGGGATCTGCATCGATTGGAGCAACGGGTTATTCCTTTTGCCGCAGGGTAAGGTATGCTTAAAACTGCGGCCAGCGACTATGGGAGAGATTACACTTGACCGGCATGTGGAGTTTTAGCCAGCGTTGCTTGCTGCTTCCAAATGTACAGAGATACACCACGGCAAAAATTGCCAGGAAAGATAAGTTAACCGTGGCGAAAAGATAGCTCAACCCAGAGAGCAAGGCAGAACAAGAAAAATCATACCAGCGAGGAAGGATTTCAGTGTCACCGGCAAGGCAATTTCTGAATTTCTGCTTCCTCTGTGTCATGCCCCAGAGGTCATGCCCTCTTTGTGGGACTGCCCTGAAAAATGGGCCGTGGAACTTGGACTGGGCCTAGTGGCAAGGATCTGGAGCAATGCTATATAAAGAGGCGCGCGTCACAGGAGACGGGGCGAACGATTGAAACGTCTGAAGCCTCTCATCCTTTTGCTCCTGTTCCTCACCTCCCTGCTATCTGTATCTCCATCTTGTTGCTGATTCTCACCTCAAATCTCTTCTCTTGTATCCGAAATCGGTACTGATCTGATTGCTCACCCCATGTATCGATTTCGGATACAAGAGAAGAGATTTGAGGTGAGAATCAGCAACAAGAGGGAGATACAGATAGCAGGGAGGTGAGGAACAGGAGCAAAAGGATGAGAGGCTTCAGACGTTTCAATCGTTCGCCCCGTCTCCTGTGACGCGCGCCTCTTTATATAGCATTGCTCCAGATCCTTGCCACTAGGCCCAGCCTAAGTTCCACGGCCCATTTTCCAGGGCAGTCCCACAAAAAGGGCATGACACTCTGCTGCACAAGAACTAACCTGAAACCGGATCGCTGCTTGCCTCATGGTTGGGAATCACGTCATATATAGCATTGCTCCAGATCCTTGCCACTAGGCCCAGCCTAAGTTCCACGGCCCATTTTCCAGGGCAGTCCCACAAAAAGGGCATGACACTCTGCTGCACAAGAACTAACCTGAAACCGGATCGCTGCTTGCCTCATGGTTGGGAATCACGTCAAATTGACAGGTCCTCGGAAGCCTTTACAGCAATTCTTCCAAAAGTGAAATATCTGGGTCATGTTCCATGAAAATAATTCACAGTCCAATATCCAACTTCAAACGCAGCAGCTAGTGCTTATATGCACCCTCCTAAGGCAAAACTTAGGTAAATACAGAATATGTATCATGTTACAGGGCTAAAAACCATTCGGATTCGACCAAAATAAGGATTATCACTGCAAGAGATTTATCCCTCTCTTTTTCAAGAGTGACTTCTGTTAAGGATATGCTTTCTCAGAATATGCTTTCTCAAGGATCAACTAAACTCATAATGTTAGTCGCAATACACCAGTTGCTTCACATTTTTAGCAATCATCATAGGCTGCTGCTCAGCACCTCTCGAGCTCATCTAGGCTACTCTTCGTCAACCGAGTCGTCCTCCTCCGTCCCATCATCCAGCTCCATCATATCCTCAGCATCTTCTATCTCTTCTTCCTCTTGTCCCTCCTTCACATCTTCTTTTCCAACTGTATAACATAGCATTGAAGTTCAGGACAAAAAAGTAACATGCGATTTGCATTTCAAAAGAACCACCACATCAgtagggatggcagttttgcccatgggtatgggtacccgcgggtaccctacccgaaaatAGTGGGTATGGGCGAGACTTTCTACCACTTcatacccatgggtatgggtatgggtagGGTGTGGCATGGATTTCGAGTCGctcgactagtcgcgactagtcgacgactagtcTATGAGTCGCAAAAATATGGTCGACTCAGCTTAGTGTCGACTCGCGACTCTGAGTCGCGACTAGTCACAACGCAGGCTCGACTTCTTCCGAGTCGCTGCCCCAAAGCGACTCGCATGAGTCGCGACTCAAAAACCATGGGGTGTGGGTATGAAATTAtacccatgggtaacccaatggatacccaataaataaataaataaataaaaccctATAATATATGGATAAATAATCATCTTAAGTTCTTAACTAGCCCATGGACCACAGATTAAGACCTTTAATTGTGTGTCAGTTGTCATTGTGAATTTTTTATGTAAGTCCAAACCTGATTGTGATGGATGGGTACCTAAATTAAGACCCTTTTCCCATCTTACTTTTGTCATGTCAACGCTATATATTTGTACCCACcggatacccattgggtataggatacccgatgggtatgggcatgggtacCAATTTGTACCCATGGATATAGAAGTGGGTGGGTATAGAAAAAAGATTTGGGTTTGGGTTTGGGTAGAAAAGGGCCatacccgcccataccctacccattgccaaaTGAAACTTACCAGATTGTGGGTACAAGATGTCGCCCGAGCATAGCCCAGATTCAACCTTAACTAAGCGCATGGTCATTCTTGGTCCGATCTCTTGGAGTCTGACGGCACTTTTTCGGGATGCTCTGTTCAATTTGTCTATATCACTTGCTAGACTTACAGTCGCTGCTTCATCGTCTGGTTCACTTTCTGATCCATATCCAGCTCTTGCAAATGGACAAGCAAACAAAGGGGGCTCATTATAGACAGAATTTGAGGAACAGTAGGTTTTGGTGTATTAAGTCACAAATCAGGACATGGCATTTAAATCGTCACTATTATATAATACCAATGTAACAAATCATTGAGCGAACTGGTCAGAAAGCAGTGAACAACCGACTACAATTGTAAAAAGAATGCAAATTAAATTCATTTCTTGAATTTTCatttccatctgaaaacaaagaaaaTATATCTTGATCGATTGTTTTTTCTTAACTATCAAAATACATTTAATGGGAAACACCATAGGTAGTCATCCAATGTTGTATATTGGACTAGCTGGAGAAACATATTTATAAAATACAAACTTCAAAAGGAAGCTGGTGATGGCGTAAAGCAAGGGAATGTCTTTAAACTGTCAGATTGTCCAATTGAGCAATGGATAGTTAGGAAAGGGGGCACATTGTAAGGAATATGAGTAGTAGGTTTTTCTCCATAATTATAAAACTGGACAAATCAAGCCATAATGTTAAACTGTCACTGCTGTCTAATTTCAAAGTAACAAACAATTGAGCGAGCTGGTCTAAAAGCAACAGATATTGACTTCAACTGCAACAACTAGATTCATTGTGTAGATAAAACCATCTATAAGCACTGTACAACAAATATCTTGAATAGTTGAATCTGCATTGCACTCATAATTAGTACTCTTCTTTATAACATCTTAAATGGTTTCAGTGGACATGGAAAATGGGCATATCAGTATATGCTTTACCTGACCTAACATTGATGTCACTAGATTCGTACTCCAAAGTAACTAGTCGTGTTTACGGTTTTGTATCACAAAGTTATATAATAATAGTGTAGTAATTGTTCAAAGACTTAGCCAAGCCAAAGCCCAATATGCAAACTAATTTGAAATGATGGGGTACATACAATGATCTGCTTAGAAGGGTTGGAAGTTTTCAAGCATGTGATAGGAGTGTAGAAAATCTGTCAGATTGCTCAAACACAAGTTGAATTtctcgcatatcatatcatgtctacATACtacctctgtttttatttactccacccATTAGCTTTGTCCTAGGTCAAACTTTAGAAAAATTAACCAAGTATATAGAAAAAAAATATAATGCTTGACTTAGGACA is a genomic window containing:
- the LOC123094785 gene encoding uncharacterized protein; the protein is MSMAEEQYYGGPRGAPHGLLLAVVVGLVVAGPLFLGDGGEAVTDAIAELLSPVGLLLLPVGLLLLIRLLSSDRGAAALADVFAFGGSPDAVHRVGGSPIGVALMLLLILALLYYRSALFGGGGDDDE